From a single Staphylococcus epidermidis genomic region:
- a CDS encoding isochorismate synthase gives MDVNVDEQAIVDKLYESTKDWVSVEVELNKTMKPSVLFHLTEKDAGDRFYMRLNDNYSSYFGYHAIHRFKNDFENKQSIFKDWEKLKNNIELIHPHNKYHHLRLCGGFQFSSHKSDDEWREYGLNHFVLPKVLISNEGTRTYLTYTTKRQDFDLQAFKTLVAHFEQTTMDNPEEALGDVTRMEDIYKDDWRDLVKEAIDTIDDNKKIVLARRRLVKFDKKINIPYVLNRALENEKNSYIFLLEANQSIFFSQTPEQLIKVEDGVLSTKAVAGTIKRTHNEQIDNKNIEAFLKDKKNLGEHRFVVESILNDIEPFVQDVEYNETPNILKNDHMYHLYTEIKANLNDKSYIGLIDRLHPTPALGGYPKEEALDFIENKEFGTRGLYGAPVGYIDVYDDCEFIVAIRSMLIKEQQATLYAGCGIVKNSDPDSEVAETAVKFSPMMNALGVDNNDES, from the coding sequence ATGGATGTGAATGTAGACGAACAGGCAATCGTCGATAAGTTATATGAAAGTACAAAAGATTGGGTTTCAGTTGAAGTTGAATTAAATAAAACTATGAAACCTAGTGTGTTGTTTCATTTAACTGAAAAAGATGCTGGGGACCGTTTTTACATGCGCTTAAATGATAATTATTCTTCGTATTTTGGATATCATGCTATTCATAGGTTTAAAAACGACTTTGAGAATAAGCAATCCATTTTTAAGGACTGGGAAAAATTAAAAAATAATATTGAACTTATTCATCCACATAATAAATATCATCATCTTAGATTGTGTGGCGGTTTTCAATTTTCGAGTCACAAATCAGATGATGAATGGAGAGAATATGGTTTAAACCATTTTGTTTTACCTAAAGTATTAATTTCTAATGAAGGTACGCGTACTTATCTAACTTATACAACAAAGCGACAAGATTTTGATTTACAAGCATTTAAAACTTTAGTGGCACATTTTGAACAAACAACCATGGATAACCCTGAGGAAGCACTTGGAGATGTGACGCGTATGGAAGATATTTATAAGGATGATTGGCGTGATCTCGTAAAAGAAGCGATTGATACGATTGACGACAATAAAAAAATCGTTCTCGCACGTCGTCGTTTAGTCAAATTTGATAAAAAAATCAATATTCCATATGTTTTAAACCGGGCTCTTGAAAATGAAAAAAATAGTTATATATTTTTATTAGAAGCTAATCAGTCAATATTCTTTTCTCAAACGCCTGAGCAATTAATCAAAGTTGAAGATGGTGTTTTATCTACAAAAGCTGTAGCAGGTACCATTAAACGTACACATAATGAGCAAATAGATAATAAGAATATAGAGGCATTTCTTAAAGATAAGAAAAATTTAGGAGAACATCGTTTTGTTGTTGAGAGCATCTTAAATGATATTGAGCCTTTTGTACAGGATGTAGAGTACAATGAAACGCCTAATATTTTAAAAAATGATCATATGTATCATTTATATACGGAAATCAAAGCTAATTTAAATGACAAATCATACATTGGTTTAATCGATCGTTTACATCCTACACCTGCGTTAGGTGGCTACCCTAAAGAAGAAGCGCTTGATTTTATTGAGAATAAAGAGTTTGGTACTCGAGGTTTATATGGCGCGCCGGTAGGCTATATTGATGTTTATGATGATTGTGAATTCATTGTTGCTATACGTTCTATGCTAATTAAAGAGCAACAAGCGACTTTATACGCTGGATGCGGCATTGTTAAAAATTCGGATCCTGATAGTGAAGTTGCTGAAACTGCAGTTAAATTCTCACCAATGATGAACGCCTTAGGAGTAGATAATAATGATGAATCATAG
- a CDS encoding 1,4-dihydroxy-2-naphthoate polyprenyltransferase, whose translation MSDQYQQYSTVKKYWQLMRPHTLTAAVVPVLVGTAAAKIYLLGSEDHLKFSLFLAMLLACLLIQAATNMFNEYYDFKKGLDDHTSVGIGGAIVRNGMSPKQVMNLAIAFYIIAALLGIFLAIQSSFWIIPVGIVCMAIGYLYTGGPIPISWTPFGELFSGLFMGMIIILLSFFIQTGNVQGYAVWLSIPIVITIGLINMGNNIRDRVKDKASGRKTLPILLGKRASVIFMAIMYAIAYIIVIITAFFKPAGSLFYLLVLLSFPMPIKAVRRFNKNDTPETMMPAMAATGKTNTFFGLLYALGIYISALLGAI comes from the coding sequence ATGTCAGATCAATATCAACAATATTCCACTGTTAAGAAGTACTGGCAATTGATGAGACCTCATACTTTAACAGCCGCTGTTGTCCCTGTACTCGTTGGTACTGCAGCAGCTAAAATATATTTACTCGGTAGCGAAGACCATCTGAAATTCAGTCTTTTCTTAGCTATGTTGCTTGCATGTTTGTTAATTCAAGCTGCAACAAACATGTTTAATGAATACTATGACTTTAAAAAAGGTCTTGATGATCATACCTCTGTGGGTATTGGTGGCGCTATTGTACGTAATGGTATGAGTCCTAAACAAGTAATGAATTTAGCAATTGCTTTTTACATCATTGCAGCACTTTTAGGTATCTTTTTAGCAATACAAAGCTCATTCTGGATTATTCCAGTAGGCATAGTTTGTATGGCAATTGGCTATCTATATACCGGTGGCCCTATTCCAATTTCATGGACACCTTTTGGTGAACTATTTTCAGGATTATTTATGGGTATGATTATCATACTACTTTCATTTTTCATACAAACCGGTAATGTTCAAGGATATGCCGTATGGTTAAGTATTCCAATAGTCATCACAATTGGTTTAATCAATATGGGTAACAATATTCGTGACCGTGTTAAAGACAAGGCTAGCGGTAGAAAAACTTTGCCTATACTTTTAGGTAAACGTGCTTCAGTTATTTTTATGGCAATAATGTATGCCATCGCATACATCATTGTCATCATTACAGCCTTTTTTAAACCTGCGGGATCACTATTTTACTTGTTAGTTTTATTATCATTCCCAATGCCTATTAAAGCAGTGAGACGTTTTAATAAAAATGATACACCTGAAACAATGATGCCTGCGATGGCTGCGACAGGTAAAACGAATACATTCTTTGGTTTATTGTATGCATTAGGAATCTATATTAGTGCACTTTTAGGTGCAATCTAA
- a CDS encoding GNAT family N-acetyltransferase, producing MIRKAKTSDNRQIAELCYLIWRDMELDITKEITKDRIIEAIELSIVNVRYRSFYEHIWVYEKDGVVAGCVIAYPGKEEMDFEQQWLKLPLEEDILQLGTPLPEKESYDDEIYIEAVVTTPKYRGQGIATQLLKYVISTHAHEKWGLNCDYDNNKARHLYHKLGFKEDATIRLYGHQYFHMTLNNK from the coding sequence GTGATTAGAAAAGCGAAAACGAGTGATAATCGACAGATTGCAGAGTTATGTTACCTTATTTGGAGAGATATGGAATTAGATATTACCAAGGAAATAACTAAAGATCGTATTATTGAAGCGATAGAATTAAGTATTGTGAATGTGAGATATCGGTCGTTTTATGAGCATATTTGGGTATATGAGAAAGACGGGGTTGTTGCTGGATGTGTAATTGCGTATCCTGGGAAAGAGGAAATGGATTTTGAACAACAATGGCTTAAGTTACCACTTGAAGAAGATATCCTTCAGTTAGGTACACCATTACCTGAAAAAGAATCATACGATGATGAAATATATATAGAAGCAGTAGTAACGACTCCAAAATATCGAGGACAAGGTATTGCAACACAACTTTTAAAGTATGTAATTTCCACTCATGCACATGAAAAATGGGGATTGAATTGTGATTATGATAATAATAAAGCACGCCACCTATATCACAAATTAGGGTTTAAAGAGGATGCGACAATTCGTTTATATGGCCATCAATATTTTCATATGACATTGAATAATAAGTAA
- a CDS encoding TM2 domain-containing protein, producing the protein MKVNKTIYIIVALILGGLGVHKFYADQVGQGILHLVFFWTGIPSVVAIIHAIIVIFTKKADEYGYITFDKK; encoded by the coding sequence ATGAAAGTTAACAAAACAATTTATATTATAGTTGCATTGATTTTAGGTGGTCTGGGCGTGCATAAATTTTATGCCGACCAAGTTGGACAAGGTATTCTACATCTCGTCTTTTTCTGGACTGGCATTCCAAGTGTTGTCGCAATCATTCATGCTATCATTGTTATTTTTACTAAAAAAGCAGATGAATACGGCTACATAACTTTTGATAAAAAATAA
- a CDS encoding SAR1012 family small protein, with protein sequence MQNIIKRVIRILVSGYIVKMIRNLIFKNSNDSNKNNHK encoded by the coding sequence ATGCAGAATATTATTAAGAGAGTTATTAGAATTTTAGTTTCCGGTTATATTGTCAAAATGATACGAAACCTTATTTTCAAAAATTCTAACGATAGCAATAAAAACAATCACAAATAG
- a CDS encoding LysE/ArgO family amino acid transporter produces MSKALPVIITAGLCDTFLIVIAILGVSLILISMPTLQLFIYIIGFLFLMYMAWSLWTEKPSNIEEIEPISAKKQILFALSVSLLNPHAIMDTVGVIGTSASVYDGYDKVVFSLATISVSWIWFVFLAILGRITGKIDKSGKYIVILNKVSSVIVIIVGLIILKNIVGILS; encoded by the coding sequence ATTAGTAAAGCATTACCTGTAATTATAACAGCTGGACTGTGTGATACTTTTTTAATTGTAATAGCTATTTTAGGAGTATCTTTAATACTAATATCTATGCCAACTTTACAACTTTTTATTTACATCATCGGGTTTTTGTTTTTGATGTATATGGCATGGTCTTTATGGACGGAAAAGCCTTCAAATATCGAAGAAATAGAACCTATTTCAGCTAAAAAGCAGATTTTATTTGCTTTATCTGTTTCTTTATTAAATCCTCATGCAATAATGGATACTGTTGGTGTTATCGGAACGAGTGCTTCAGTTTATGATGGTTATGACAAAGTTGTTTTTTCATTGGCTACAATTTCTGTATCTTGGATTTGGTTTGTCTTTTTAGCTATTTTAGGAAGAATTACAGGAAAAATTGATAAAAGTGGTAAGTATATCGTTATTTTAAATAAAGTTTCTAGCGTTATTGTTATTATTGTAGGATTAATTATATTAAAAAATATTGTTGGAATTTTAAGTTAG
- a CDS encoding fatty acid desaturase, producing MIALLFDWFVIFSSILISVTFNNILIYLVAIILIGSRMRAFDNLMHEACHRSLFTNKFWNKWITCLFVAFPVFTSYTAYRNAHHCTGFFKTTLPGFYSVVKDIFTPNYERKES from the coding sequence GTGATTGCGTTATTATTTGATTGGTTTGTTATTTTTAGTAGTATTTTAATTTCTGTAACTTTTAATAACATTTTGATCTATCTTGTAGCTATTATATTAATTGGTAGTAGAATGAGAGCATTTGATAATTTAATGCATGAAGCTTGTCATCGATCTTTATTTACAAATAAGTTTTGGAATAAATGGATAACTTGTTTATTTGTTGCATTTCCAGTATTTACTAGTTATACAGCATATCGAAATGCTCATCATTGTACTGGATTTTTTAAAACTACATTGCCTGGCTTTTATAGTGTAGTTAAAGATATTTTTACACCGAACTATGAAAGGAAAGAGAGTTAG
- a CDS encoding competence protein ComK yields MTHLPETIYVIRKGDMVIRPKYDEYQQTNGTEIIRFDQTRKESPFKVQRIIERSCKFYGNNYISKKAETNRITGISSKPPILLTPLFPTYFFPTHSDRQEENIWINMHYIENVKELKNRKSKIIFANGDSLTLNVSFHSLWHQYTNAIIYYYMVDKQSRMKSNNPEQPIDYNQSSLNIFEALSRYSLFEEN; encoded by the coding sequence ATGACACATTTACCCGAAACGATTTATGTTATACGAAAAGGTGATATGGTAATACGACCTAAATATGATGAATATCAGCAAACAAATGGTACTGAAATTATCAGATTTGATCAAACTCGCAAAGAAAGTCCATTTAAAGTACAGAGAATTATCGAAAGATCATGTAAATTTTATGGTAATAATTATATTAGTAAAAAAGCAGAAACGAATCGTATTACTGGAATCTCTAGTAAACCACCTATTTTACTTACGCCTCTTTTTCCTACTTACTTTTTTCCAACTCACTCAGACCGTCAAGAAGAAAATATATGGATTAATATGCATTATATTGAAAATGTTAAAGAACTTAAAAATCGTAAGAGTAAAATAATTTTTGCGAATGGTGATTCGTTAACGCTCAATGTATCATTTCATAGCTTGTGGCATCAATATACGAATGCAATCATCTATTATTACATGGTAGATAAGCAATCACGAATGAAATCTAACAACCCTGAACAACCCATTGACTATAATCAGTCTTCTCTAAATATTTTCGAGGCGCTCTCACGCTACTCCCTTTTTGAAGAAAATTAG
- a CDS encoding IDEAL domain-containing protein has product MNHNTEVKYTTLEDFVMTVNDLGVELVIEEALRNARKAKLKLLIDEALINKNENDFIQYTNEFKQLEAFLSE; this is encoded by the coding sequence ATGAATCACAATACTGAGGTCAAGTACACTACATTAGAAGATTTTGTAATGACAGTGAACGATTTAGGCGTTGAACTCGTCATTGAAGAAGCACTCAGAAATGCAAGAAAAGCTAAACTTAAACTCTTAATTGACGAAGCGCTCATCAATAAAAACGAGAACGATTTTATTCAATATACTAACGAATTTAAACAATTGGAGGCATTTTTAAGTGAATAA
- a CDS encoding lipoate--protein ligase, translated as MKFISNNNINDPSLNLAMEEYVLKNLPSEESYFLFYINRPSIIVGKNQNTIEEVNQAYIDKHQIDVVRRISGGGAVYHDTGNLNFSFITDDDGHSFHNFKKFTMPIVQALQSMGVNAEMTGRNDIQVGQAKISGNAMVKVKNRMFSHGTLMLNCDLNEVQKALKVNPAKIKSKGVKSVRKRVANIEEFLEQPIDIEEFKKIILKTIFGENEVEEYILTEEDWKNIKQLSDEKYRTWEWNYGSNPKYNIEREEKFEKGFIQIKLDVKKGRIERAKLFGDFFGEGDVTELEHALVGCLHDFEHIEEALQNYDFYHYFGDIDKYEIIRLMS; from the coding sequence ATGAAATTTATTAGCAACAATAATATTAATGATCCTTCCCTCAATTTAGCAATGGAAGAGTATGTTCTTAAAAATTTACCTTCTGAAGAAAGTTATTTTTTATTTTATATTAACAGACCTTCAATTATTGTTGGAAAGAATCAGAATACAATTGAAGAAGTTAATCAAGCGTATATTGATAAACATCAAATAGATGTAGTGAGACGTATTTCTGGTGGTGGGGCTGTTTATCATGATACTGGAAACTTAAATTTTAGCTTTATCACAGATGATGATGGCCATAGCTTTCATAATTTTAAAAAGTTTACGATGCCCATTGTACAGGCCTTACAATCAATGGGAGTTAATGCTGAAATGACTGGAAGGAATGATATACAAGTAGGGCAAGCTAAAATATCTGGAAATGCTATGGTTAAAGTAAAAAATAGAATGTTTAGTCATGGTACATTAATGCTGAATTGTGATTTAAATGAAGTTCAAAAGGCATTAAAAGTGAATCCAGCTAAAATTAAATCTAAAGGCGTTAAATCTGTTAGAAAAAGAGTTGCCAATATTGAGGAATTTCTAGAACAGCCAATAGATATAGAAGAATTCAAAAAAATTATTCTTAAAACTATTTTTGGTGAAAATGAAGTTGAAGAATATATATTAACAGAAGAAGATTGGAAAAATATTAAGCAATTAAGTGATGAAAAGTATCGTACGTGGGAATGGAACTATGGCAGCAATCCAAAATATAATATTGAGCGTGAAGAGAAATTTGAAAAAGGTTTTATTCAAATAAAATTAGATGTAAAAAAAGGAAGAATTGAACGGGCAAAACTATTTGGAGATTTCTTCGGCGAAGGAGATGTAACCGAACTTGAACATGCGTTAGTAGGTTGCTTACATGATTTTGAACATATAGAAGAGGCACTTCAAAATTATGATTTCTATCACTACTTTGGGGATATAGATAAGTATGAAATTATAAGATTGATGTCCTAA
- a CDS encoding YkvS family protein, translated as MTVAEVGNIVEFYDGLRGRVEKINDNSVIVDLTIMDNFNELDLPEKTVINHKRYKIVDQEG; from the coding sequence ATGACTGTTGCAGAAGTAGGTAATATAGTAGAATTTTATGACGGTTTAAGAGGCCGTGTCGAGAAGATTAATGATAACTCTGTTATTGTAGATTTAACTATTATGGATAATTTTAATGAATTAGATTTACCGGAAAAGACAGTTATCAATCATAAGCGATACAAAATCGTTGATCAAGAAGGTTAA
- a CDS encoding bifunctional metallophosphatase/5'-nucleotidase → MEKNENKIVDVIATSDMHSHFLNGDYGSNIYRAGTYVNEARKNNENVILLDSGGSLAGSLAAFYYAVVAPYKRHPMIKLMNAMQYDASGISPNEFKFGLSFLTRSVALSRFPWLSANIEYTVTREPYFSTPYTIKMYSDLKIAIVGLTSDGLMKNEYAEMEEDVCIEKTLVSAKRWIRYIHEVEEPDFLIVIYHGGLNKISSANKRNEKNANEAEKIMEELGVIDVIITAHQHQTVVGKDHGTIYVQAGQNAEELVHLSIKFKKRTTSYEIEHIDSKVIDLNDYHEDEQLLKETYYDRKAVKHWANSVVSNKNNGLTVQCIEDIICKPHPFTQLLHDAIRLAYNYDISCVHIPKNGEEGLKGTIRNRDIYDAYPHPDKPIDITVKGKNIKDILEYSYAHIDFNKRQLSMTMIDETLFTVWQGFDYCIDMSQSPFNRVKLNGLNEEDSYRITMTDYCYRNYKMYLQEAIVHDTYSETMGGLIRKNLKCDMYSVKLNHNFKVY, encoded by the coding sequence ATGGAAAAAAATGAAAATAAAATAGTTGATGTGATTGCAACTTCTGATATGCATAGTCACTTCTTAAATGGTGATTATGGCTCAAACATTTATCGGGCTGGTACTTATGTTAATGAAGCTCGAAAAAATAATGAAAATGTCATATTACTAGATAGTGGGGGAAGTTTGGCGGGATCACTTGCAGCATTTTATTACGCCGTTGTAGCACCATATAAACGTCATCCTATGATTAAGTTGATGAATGCAATGCAGTATGATGCTAGTGGAATTAGCCCTAATGAATTTAAATTTGGATTATCTTTTTTGACACGTTCAGTTGCACTCTCAAGGTTTCCTTGGCTATCAGCAAATATAGAGTATACTGTTACTAGAGAGCCATATTTTTCTACGCCTTATACAATCAAAATGTATTCAGATTTGAAAATTGCTATCGTAGGTTTAACATCAGATGGATTAATGAAGAACGAGTACGCAGAAATGGAAGAAGATGTCTGTATTGAGAAGACTTTGGTTTCAGCTAAACGTTGGATTAGATACATACATGAAGTTGAAGAACCAGACTTCCTTATTGTTATTTATCATGGTGGGTTAAATAAAATTAGTAGTGCCAATAAAAGAAATGAAAAAAATGCAAACGAAGCTGAAAAAATTATGGAAGAACTTGGTGTTATTGATGTAATTATTACCGCTCATCAACATCAAACAGTAGTTGGAAAAGATCATGGAACTATATATGTTCAAGCAGGTCAAAATGCTGAGGAATTAGTACATCTTTCAATTAAATTTAAGAAACGTACAACTTCTTATGAGATTGAGCACATCGACTCAAAAGTTATTGACTTAAATGATTACCATGAAGATGAGCAATTATTAAAAGAAACATATTATGATCGTAAGGCAGTCAAACACTGGGCAAATTCAGTAGTTTCAAACAAAAACAATGGCTTAACAGTTCAATGTATTGAAGATATTATTTGTAAGCCGCATCCTTTTACTCAATTATTACATGATGCAATTAGATTAGCCTATAATTATGATATTTCTTGTGTGCATATACCTAAGAATGGTGAGGAAGGGTTAAAAGGAACTATAAGAAATAGAGATATATACGATGCATACCCTCATCCAGATAAACCTATAGATATCACTGTCAAAGGTAAAAATATCAAAGATATACTTGAATACAGTTATGCGCATATTGATTTTAATAAGCGACAATTAAGTATGACAATGATAGATGAAACGTTATTTACAGTTTGGCAAGGGTTTGATTATTGTATAGACATGTCACAATCACCGTTTAATAGAGTTAAATTAAATGGTCTAAATGAAGAAGATTCGTATAGAATAACAATGACAGATTATTGTTATAGAAACTACAAAATGTATTTACAAGAAGCTATCGTTCACGACACATATTCGGAAACGATGGGTGGATTGATTAGAAAAAATTTAAAATGTGACATGTATTCTGTGAAATTAAATCATAATTTTAAAGTTTATTAA
- a CDS encoding TrkH family potassium uptake protein, translating into MSVLSQLLKKSSPQQGIILYYLFAIVVAFLLLNLPYVHKQGVEVNPIDTLFVAVSGISVTGLSPITIVDTYSTFGQIIILIILNIGGIGVMAIGTMLWVVLGKHIGIRERQLIMLDNNRDTMSGTVKLILEIVRTIFIIEFIGALLLAFYFYRDNPDLKNALMQGIFVSVSATTNGGLDITGESLVPYAKDYFVQTIVMFLIVLGSIGFPVLLELKAYIKNRVTNFRFSLFTKITTTTYLFLFLFGVIVVLILEHSNAFKGLSWHQSLFYALFQSSTTRSAGLQTIDVSHFSDATNIVMGLLMFIGSSPSSVGGGIRTTTFAILILFVINFNNTGDKTGIKIFNREVHIMDVQRSFAVFTMASLITFISMIIISATEQGKLSFLQIFFEVMSAFGTCGLSLGVTSDVNDITKAVLMILMFIGRVGLISFIIMLAGRKEPEKYSYPKERIQIG; encoded by the coding sequence ATGTCAGTTTTAAGTCAGCTGCTTAAAAAATCTAGCCCTCAACAAGGGATTATACTCTATTATCTATTTGCCATCGTCGTTGCATTTTTATTATTAAATTTGCCATATGTTCATAAACAAGGGGTTGAGGTTAATCCAATTGATACACTTTTTGTAGCTGTATCAGGTATTAGTGTTACAGGATTATCACCAATTACTATAGTCGACACATACTCAACCTTTGGTCAAATTATCATACTTATTATTTTGAACATCGGTGGTATAGGTGTTATGGCTATTGGAACCATGCTTTGGGTTGTTTTAGGCAAACATATTGGAATTAGAGAACGACAACTCATTATGTTAGATAATAATAGAGATACTATGAGTGGAACGGTTAAACTGATTTTAGAAATTGTAAGAACAATTTTTATTATTGAGTTTATAGGTGCACTCTTACTCGCGTTCTATTTTTATCGGGATAATCCTGATTTAAAAAACGCATTAATGCAAGGCATTTTTGTGTCAGTATCTGCTACGACTAACGGTGGTCTTGATATTACTGGTGAATCTTTAGTTCCCTATGCAAAAGACTATTTTGTACAAACAATAGTAATGTTCTTAATTGTGTTAGGATCTATAGGCTTTCCAGTTTTGTTGGAGTTAAAAGCATATATAAAGAATCGAGTAACTAATTTTAGGTTCTCATTATTCACAAAAATAACGACAACAACGTATTTATTCTTATTTTTATTCGGCGTTATTGTTGTATTAATATTAGAACATAGCAATGCATTTAAAGGATTGAGTTGGCATCAATCATTATTTTATGCATTGTTCCAATCATCAACGACCAGAAGTGCAGGTTTGCAAACGATAGATGTGTCACATTTCAGCGACGCAACAAATATTGTAATGGGATTATTGATGTTTATAGGATCATCTCCCAGTTCTGTAGGAGGTGGAATCAGAACAACAACATTTGCTATTTTAATTTTGTTTGTTATTAATTTTAATAATACTGGTGACAAAACAGGTATTAAAATTTTCAACAGAGAAGTACATATTATGGATGTACAAAGATCATTTGCCGTATTTACTATGGCGTCATTAATTACATTTATTAGCATGATTATTATATCTGCCACTGAACAAGGCAAGTTGTCCTTTTTACAAATTTTCTTTGAAGTAATGTCTGCGTTTGGTACATGTGGTTTAAGCTTAGGTGTGACAAGCGATGTCAACGACATTACCAAGGCTGTATTAATGATATTAATGTTTATAGGTCGTGTAGGACTTATTTCATTCATTATTATGTTAGCTGGACGTAAAGAACCCGAAAAATATAGCTATCCTAAAGAACGTATACAAATTGGATAG